AGGTTCGAACTGCTGACCCCTACCGTGTCAAGGTAGTGCTCTACCACTGAGCTAACCGCGCTTTGATGTAGGTGCCGTAAGGCGGAGGAATGTTTACACTCTTTTCCCGGACGAGGCAATGCTTTTTTTTCATTTTACCAAAAAAACTATACCAGTCTTCCTTGGGCCGTAGTCCATTTACCCTTGGTGATAACCTTATCGAAAACAAGACCGTTTTTGTTGGCCGTTTCGCAGGTTTCATCCCATTGACTGGTTAAAATACCGGAAATAACAAGGGACGATCCCGGTTTCATGGCACAAATGATCCTGGGAAATGCTTTTTGAAGGATGGTGGAGAAAAGATTTGCGACTACGATATCTCCCTGCTGGGAGGGAGTGGGTACCCATTCAAAGACATCGGCCTGGAAAATTTCCAGCTTTTGTTCACTGATGTGGTTGCGTTCGGCGTTGGTACGGGAAACGTCTACGGCGATGGGATCAAAGTCGAATGCCGTGGCGTGTTCCGCCCCCAGTGCAATGGCTGCTATGGCGAGAACGGCAGTGCCGCAGCCAATATCGGTTATTGTCCAAGGGGATGTCTTGTGTTCTTTGGCAAAGTCGCTGATGGCTCGAAGGCAAGTGGAGGTTGTGGCGTGGTCCCCTGTACCGAAAGCCATTTCAGCCGGAATGGAGAGGATAGCCCGCTTGGGATATTGTCGGACGAGTTTAGCGAGCTCTTTTGCTTCGACCTGTTCCGTGATAACGAGGTTATCCCGAATTTTGAGGTCAGGACGTTTGGCCCTTGCCTGACTGGCGACCCAGTCGGTCGTTTTGATTTCCCTGATGCTGCCTCCGAAATAGTT
This is a stretch of genomic DNA from Akkermansia sp. N21116. It encodes these proteins:
- a CDS encoding 50S ribosomal protein L11 methyltransferase; protein product: MWSWSKLSAAKWEDAWNERISGNPNAVIESFKGGKSIRITVYCETEDDAITLKNYFGGSIREIKTTDWVASQARAKRPDLKIRDNLVITEQVEAKELAKLVRQYPKRAILSIPAEMAFGTGDHATTSTCLRAISDFAKEHKTSPWTITDIGCGTAVLAIAAIALGAEHATAFDFDPIAVDVSRTNAERNHISEQKLEIFQADVFEWVPTPSQQGDIVVANLFSTILQKAFPRIICAMKPGSSLVISGILTSQWDETCETANKNGLVFDKVITKGKWTTAQGRLV